The Natator depressus isolate rNatDep1 chromosome 8, rNatDep2.hap1, whole genome shotgun sequence genome window below encodes:
- the TMEM53 gene encoding transmembrane protein 53 isoform X1, with product MGARELDYTIELPPGGWPDTSPERGNTNNLPVVILLGWTGCRDRHLAKYSTIYHQKGCTVIRYTAPWKMVFFADSFGIRSLQTQARKLLELLFDYKIEKKPLLFHVFSNGGVMLYRYILELIHTQGQFSNLKVVGTIFDSSPGRRNLTGTLRALAVVLESTNVLLKYCLLLVFAILVVVLRILMYPVTRFFHEIHYDALLKGPSRWPELYLYSKGDRIILASDIEHMIEARRQHNVAVRAVDFSDSAHVSHLLAYPSYYMSLCTSFMYDCAGCA from the exons ACACTAGTCCAGAGAGGGGAAACACAAATAACCTGCCTGTGGTAATTCTGCTGGGGTGGACTGGCTGCCGTGATAGACACCTGGCGAAATACAGCACCATCTACCATCAGAAG GGGTGCACAGTTATCCGCTACACAGCTCCATGGAAGATGGTGTTTTTCGCAGACAGCTTTGGCATCAGGTCCCTCCAGACCCAAGCCAGAAAGCTCCTGGAGCTGCTCTTTGACTATAAAATTGAAAAGAAACCCCTGCTGTTTCACGTGTTCAGCAATGGCGGGGTCATGCTTTACCGCTACATCCTAGAGCTTATCCACACACAGGGGCAATTCAGCAACCTTAAGGTGGTGGGCACCATTTTTGATAGCTCCCCGGGCAGAAGAAACTTGACGGGGACTCTGCGTGCCTTGGCAGTTGTCTTGGAATCAACTAACGTGCTGCTCAAGTATTGCCTCCTGCTTGTCTTCGCCATCCTGGTGGTGGTGCTGCGGATCCTGATGTATCCAGTGACTCGCTTCTTCCATGAGATCCATTATGACGCCCTGCTGAAGGGGCCTTCGAGGTGGCCCGAGCTCTACCTCTACTCCAAGGGTGATAGAATCATCCTGGCCAGTGACATAGAGCACATGATCGAGGCCCGGCGGCAGCACAATGTTGCGGTGAGAGCTGTGGACTTCTCAGACTCTGCTCATGTGAGTCACTTGCTGGCATATCCCTCCTATTACATGAGCCTCTGTACCTCTTTCATGTATGACTGCGCTGGATGCGCCTAG
- the TMEM53 gene encoding transmembrane protein 53 isoform X2 produces MKCIWCLNPVARKGCTVIRYTAPWKMVFFADSFGIRSLQTQARKLLELLFDYKIEKKPLLFHVFSNGGVMLYRYILELIHTQGQFSNLKVVGTIFDSSPGRRNLTGTLRALAVVLESTNVLLKYCLLLVFAILVVVLRILMYPVTRFFHEIHYDALLKGPSRWPELYLYSKGDRIILASDIEHMIEARRQHNVAVRAVDFSDSAHVSHLLAYPSYYMSLCTSFMYDCAGCA; encoded by the exons ATGAAATGCATTTGGTGTCTCAATCCCGTTGCCAGAAAG GGGTGCACAGTTATCCGCTACACAGCTCCATGGAAGATGGTGTTTTTCGCAGACAGCTTTGGCATCAGGTCCCTCCAGACCCAAGCCAGAAAGCTCCTGGAGCTGCTCTTTGACTATAAAATTGAAAAGAAACCCCTGCTGTTTCACGTGTTCAGCAATGGCGGGGTCATGCTTTACCGCTACATCCTAGAGCTTATCCACACACAGGGGCAATTCAGCAACCTTAAGGTGGTGGGCACCATTTTTGATAGCTCCCCGGGCAGAAGAAACTTGACGGGGACTCTGCGTGCCTTGGCAGTTGTCTTGGAATCAACTAACGTGCTGCTCAAGTATTGCCTCCTGCTTGTCTTCGCCATCCTGGTGGTGGTGCTGCGGATCCTGATGTATCCAGTGACTCGCTTCTTCCATGAGATCCATTATGACGCCCTGCTGAAGGGGCCTTCGAGGTGGCCCGAGCTCTACCTCTACTCCAAGGGTGATAGAATCATCCTGGCCAGTGACATAGAGCACATGATCGAGGCCCGGCGGCAGCACAATGTTGCGGTGAGAGCTGTGGACTTCTCAGACTCTGCTCATGTGAGTCACTTGCTGGCATATCCCTCCTATTACATGAGCCTCTGTACCTCTTTCATGTATGACTGCGCTGGATGCGCCTAG